A portion of the Nomia melanderi isolate GNS246 chromosome 2, iyNomMela1, whole genome shotgun sequence genome contains these proteins:
- the LOC116425733 gene encoding centrosomal protein 20 — MATEKDLINAVRESLVRTGELSRMKAEMHTKIIQILDNSNSGNKQKLPIPPQDITLLNELIRNYLDWMGYKYSSTVFISECNLPKQPPDRFLITQSLRVTEDDNGRELPLLCSILETIKNIRST, encoded by the exons ATGGCAACGGAAAAGGATTTAATTAatg CTGTAAGGGAATCACTTGTACGTACTGGAGAACTGTCTCGTATGAAGGCTGAAATGCACACAAAAATCATACAAATATTAGACAATTCGAACAGTGGGAACAAACAGAAATTACCAATACCACCGCAAGATATTACACTTCTGAATGAACTTATTCGTAACTACCTAGATTGGATGGGGTACAAATATAGTTCTACTGTTTTCATATCAG AATGTAATTTACCAAAGCAGCCACCGGATAGATTTTTAATCACCCAAAGTTTAAGAGTAACAGAAGACGATAATGGTAGAGAATTACCACTACTTTGCAGTATCttggaaacaataaaaaacataagaagcacttga